GCGATCCCGATAGCAAGCCCTTCGGGAACGTTGTGAATCGTGATCGAACTTCCGATCAGGACCGCCCGGCGCATGGCGTCGTCTTCCTCGTCGACCGGCTGTGACTCGGGGAACTCGTCGCCGTTCGGGCCTCTGAACAGCATATGAGCGTGTGGAATCGCCCAGTTGGCCGCAAGCAGAAACCCGCCGCCGACAATGAAGCCGCCGCTGACCTCCGCGAGCGTGCCGAGTTCGAGGCCCGGAACGACCAGCGCAAACACTGCCGCACCGACCATGATCCCCGCCGCGAGACCGAGCGCGCCGTCGTACACACGGTGGCTGACGTTGCTCGCTATCAGAATCGGCAGCGCACCGAGCCCAGTGGCCGCGCCAGCCAGCAGGGCGATGAACGTCACGTCGACCACTGATATCATAATTCGACTGCCGCATTCAAGGAATAAAAAACGCCTGTTCCCGGAGTGCGGAGCGACACCCCTTTTTCACGTCGTGGTGAACTCACCGTATGGACCCCAAGCGGGAGCTTTCGAGCATCGACCTTGCGGCACTCGTCACCGAGTTGGGCCGGTACGAGGGCGCAAAGGTCGACAAGGCGT
This sequence is a window from Halohasta litchfieldiae. Protein-coding genes within it:
- a CDS encoding ZIP family metal transporter; this encodes MISVVDVTFIALLAGAATGLGALPILIASNVSHRVYDGALGLAAGIMVGAAVFALVVPGLELGTLAEVSGGFIVGGGFLLAANWAIPHAHMLFRGPNGDEFPESQPVDEEDDAMRRAVLIGSSITIHNVPEGLAIGIAFASGFEEVGIALAGAIAIQNVPDGFAMAVPASQTGLSKVKTILYTTLSGAIPEPIAAAAGFALVGVVTGVFPAAAGFAAGAMMAVVFRELIPESHSHGYADTATVTFILGFAIMLGVDVGLAV